ATGTTTCGCGAAACATTAACGGCAGAACATATTGATGTCTCAGGCATTGTGACGAAATCAGTGGCTACCGGTACCGCAACAATCTTACTTGAAGCCGATGGCCATAATACCATTCTGGTTTTCGGTGGGGCTAATGCTGAATTAAATGCCGATGATGTCGTGGCTAGTGAACACTTAATTGCTCAAGCAGATATTGTGATTGCCCAATTTGAAGTGCCACAAACGGCGGTTGCAAAAGCCTTTTATCTGGCAAAAAAATATGGTGCCAAAACATTACTAAACCCGGCGCCTATTATTAATCAAGCGGATATCATGCCAGAAATTCTAGCATGCACAGACATTATTGTTCCAAATGAGACTGAAGCAGCCGCTTTGGTTGGGGCAGCTCCTTCAACAAACTTTGCAGATTTGTGTGCCATTCGTACGGCCATGCAACGACTAATGATTCCACGTTCGGTGATTACATTGGGTGAAGCCGGTGTCTTTACCGGGTTGAATAATGCAAGCCGCATGGTACCCGTCTTCCCAGTTAAGGCCATCGATACAACGGCAGCTGGTGATACCTTTATTGGGGCCATGGTAGCTGAATTACGATCAGATTTGAAAAATGAATACGATGCCATCCAGTATGCATCGCGGGCTAGTTCTATTACAGTTCAGAGACCGGGTGCGATGAAGTCGATTCCGACGCGGCAAGAAGTTTTGACTGCAGGGAGGTTGTGATGATGGAAGTGAACGCGCAAAAACAACAAGTTGGGGAATATGCGGCTTCCTTAGTACACGCTGACATGGTTGTCGGCCTTGGCACTGGTTCTACTGTCAAATATTTCGTGGAGGCTTTAGCGCGACGGGTACAGTTGGAAAGACTACCAATCAGAGGTGTTACAACTTCAAAGTGTACTGCCGAGTTAGCGCAACGTTTAGGAATGACAATTGTTGATATTGATGAGGTTGATCAAATTGACCTAACCATAGATGGCGCTGATCGGGTTAACAGACACCTTGAGGGCATCAAAGGTGGTGGGGCGGCCTTATTGTTTGAAAAAATTGTCGCCCGTAATTCAAAACGTAATATTTGGATTGTTGATGAATCAAAAGTTTGTGATGTCTTAGGAGGCTTCCCGTTGCCGGTTGAAGTAGTGCAATATGGCGTTGAACACCTGATGCAACTATTTACGGGAGCCCAGTTACAACCAGTTTTGCGCCGGGCATCTGATCAGCAACCCTTGGTGACGGATAACGGCAACTATATTATTGATTTGCAT
This is a stretch of genomic DNA from Weissella soli. It encodes these proteins:
- the rbsK gene encoding ribokinase; the protein is MKNIVVIGSLNLDVVEKIDSLPLQGATVRVAGRENNLGGKGANQAVAAARQGAHVSFIGAVGDDAAGQMFRETLTAEHIDVSGIVTKSVATGTATILLEADGHNTILVFGGANAELNADDVVASEHLIAQADIVIAQFEVPQTAVAKAFYLAKKYGAKTLLNPAPIINQADIMPEILACTDIIVPNETEAAALVGAAPSTNFADLCAIRTAMQRLMIPRSVITLGEAGVFTGLNNASRMVPVFPVKAIDTTAAGDTFIGAMVAELRSDLKNEYDAIQYASRASSITVQRPGAMKSIPTRQEVLTAGRL
- the rpiA gene encoding ribose-5-phosphate isomerase RpiA, which produces MMEVNAQKQQVGEYAASLVHADMVVGLGTGSTVKYFVEALARRVQLERLPIRGVTTSKCTAELAQRLGMTIVDIDEVDQIDLTIDGADRVNRHLEGIKGGGAALLFEKIVARNSKRNIWIVDESKVCDVLGGFPLPVEVVQYGVEHLMQLFTGAQLQPVLRRASDQQPLVTDNGNYIIDLHVAQINQPAVLADWLANQVGVVEHGLFLDICDEVIVGGETMHILTAQSV